A window of the Lactuca sativa cultivar Salinas chromosome 5, Lsat_Salinas_v11, whole genome shotgun sequence genome harbors these coding sequences:
- the LOC111890456 gene encoding uncharacterized protein LOC111890456 → MNKGTSTATKWLCETPIHSDVEAKLRDLLVELGNADKILGIQVCAYKDGKVIIDTAAGLMGADDPRPVQLDTLFPVFSATKGVTAGMIHWLADKGILKLDDNVANFWPEFAVNGKDQIKVHHILNHTSGLHNALADIIGDHVSLCNWKECVKRIAMASPETEPGCEQIYHYMSYGWLCGGIIEHASGKKFKDVLEEAFVRPLNLEGELYIGIPPGVESRLVTSAFDTSEFHTPPPPPPTDASSVDKQPYGAMPATLGPSVLPSLVNLTNMLDFRRALQPAGNGNFSARALARYYAALVDGGTTPSPHSSTTNSHTTTVTKIFKNPKSKIHDAFLATGDFKDFALPDGTFGLGFKRIKSAEGLVIGFGHAGLGGSTGYGDIDNRFSISVMINKMSFKGLATAEVIRFVCSELDLPVPEDYTRSREFVKKPLIN, encoded by the exons ATGAATAAAGGAACATCCACTGCTACAAAATGGTTATGTGAAACTCCAATCCATTCTGATGTAGAAGCCAAGCTTCGGGACCTTTTGGTTGAATTAGGGAATGCTGATAAAATACTTGGAATCCAG GTTTGTGCATACAAAGATGGGAAAGTGATCATTGATACTGCAGCTGGACTCATGGGAGCAGATGATCCTCGTCCAGTTCAGCTTGATACCTTATTCCCTGTTTTCTCTGCAACTAAGGGCGTCACCGCAGGAATGATACATTGGCTGGCTGATAAGGG GATACTGAAACTTGATGATAATGTCGCAAACTTTTGGCCAGAGTTTGCTGTAAATGGAAAAGATCAGATAAAG GTTCATCATATACTTAATCATACATCCGGCCTACACAATGCTCTTGCTGACATTATTGGGGATCACGTGTCATTGTGCAATTGGAAGGAGTGTGTAAAACGCATTGCAATGGCTTCACCTGAGACAGAACCTGGTTGTGAACAGATATATCATTATATGTCGTATGGCTGGTTATGTGGTGGTATCATTGAG CATGCATCTGGGAAGAAGTTCAAGGATGTTCTTGAAGAAGCTTTTGTACGCCCACTTAATCTGGAGGGCGAGCTTTATATTGGGATTCCTCCTG GCGTGGAATCTCGTCTTGTAACTTCTGCATTCGATACAAGTGAATTTCATACGccgcctcctcctcctcctaccgATGCATCCTCTGTTGATAAACAACCGTATGGCGCCATGCCTGCCACCCTTGGGCCGTCGGTGCTTCCCTCTCTGGTTAATCTAACCAACATGCTTGATTTCCGCCGTGCCCTACAACCTGCTGGCAATGGAAACTTCTCGGCCCGTGCTTTGGCCCGCTACTATGCCGCCCTTGTGGACGGCGGCACCACCCCTTCACCCCATTCCTCAACCACCAACAGCCATACAACCACCGTGACTAAAATCTTTAAAAACCCGAAATCGAAAATTCATGACGCGTTCCTGGCAACCGGAGATTTTAAGGATTTTGCCTTACCGGATGGGACATTTGGGCTCGGGTTTAAGAGGATTAAATCAGCCGAGGGTTTGGTGATCGGGTTTGGTCATGCGGGTTTAGGTGGTTCGACAGGATATGGTGACATAGACAATCGGTTTTCTATTTCTGTGATGATAAACAAGATGTCTTTCAAGGGTTTAGCCACCGCGGAGGTAATACGGTTTGTTTGCTCGGAACTTGATCTTCCCGTACCAGAAGATTATACGAGATCTAGGGAGTTTGTTAAGAAACCGTTGATCAATTAA